A genomic stretch from Oncorhynchus tshawytscha isolate Ot180627B linkage group LG07, Otsh_v2.0, whole genome shotgun sequence includes:
- the LOC112254728 gene encoding ly6/PLAUR domain-containing protein 1-like, whose translation MQSFVLLASLCGCVLCSGWPFQMQCYHCEETLLDNDCSAPKFIVNCTANIQNACQKEVIVGENGVSYRKTCASFSTCLIVSAGYQSFCVPGRVGSVCISCCNTPLCNGPRPPRISLAPTHPPTRPTTLLIITVAMGTLP comes from the exons ATGCAATCGTTTGTTCTCCTCGCTTCTCTATGTGGATGCGTCCTCTGCTCAG GCTGGCCTTTTCAGATGCAGTGTTACCACTGTGAAGAGACTCTGTTGGACAATGACTGTTCAGCTCCAAAGTTCATTGTCAACTGCACAGCAAACATCCAGAATGCCTGTCAGAAGGAGGTGATTGTGGGTGAAAATG gtgtgtcCTACAGGAAGACCTGTGCCTCTTTCTCCACCTGTCTGATCGTATCAGCAGGGTATCAGTCCTTCTGCGTCCCGGGTCGGGTGGGCTCTGTGTGCATCAGCTGCTGTAACACCCCCCTCTGCAACGGACCCCGCCCCCCCAGGATTTCCCTGGCCCCCACACATCCTCCCACTAGACCCACTACTCTCCTCATCATCACTGTTGCCATGGGAACACTTCCCTGA
- the LOC112254727 gene encoding probable Bax inhibitor 1 isoform X1, with the protein MNMFDRNIHFDSLFKFSQISRSTQLHLKNVYSSLALCMFVAAAGAYVHVITRLFQGGLLTIMGSLAMMVWLTMTPHCPQTEKKRLAILSGFAFFTGVGLGPTMDYIISINPSIIVTAFLGTSIIFVCFTLSALYAQRRSFLFLWGTLTSGLSILLLVSFLNMFLGSVMLFKAHIYLGLAIMCGFVLFDTQLIIEKAEMGDKDYIWHSVDLFLDFVTIFRKLMVILAMNEKQDNKKK; encoded by the exons ATGAACATGTTTGATCGGAATATACATTTTGATTCCCTTTTTAAATTTTCCCAAAT CTCCCGCTCCACTCAGCTGCACCTGAAGAATGTCTACTCCAGCCTGGCCCTGTGCATGTTTGTGGCTGCAGCTGGAGCCTACGTCCACGTCATCACCAGACTATTCCAG GGTGGGCTGTTGACAATAATGGGCTCCCTGGCCATGATGGTCTGGCTGACGATGACCCCCCACTGCCCTCAGACGGAGAAGAAGAGACTGGCTATCCTCTCTGGCTTTGCCTTCTTCACAG GTGTTGGTTTGGGCCCAACCATGGATTACATCATCTCTATTAACCCTAG CATCATAGTTACAGCCTTCCTGGGGACCTCCATCATCTTTGTGTGCTTCACACTGAGTGCTCTTTACGCCCAGCGTAGgagcttcctcttcctctggg GTACTCTGACATCTGGATTGTCCATCCTGCTCCTGGTCTCTTTCCTCAACATGTTCCTGGGGTCTGTCATGTTGTTCAAG GCTCACATATACCTTGGCCTGGCCATCATGTGTGGATTTGTGCTGTTTGACACTCAACTCATCATTGAGAAGGCTGAGATGGGAGACAAAGACTACATATG GCACTCTGTGGATCTTTTCTTGGACTTTGTGACTATCTTCAGGAAGCTAATGGTTATTCTGGCCATGAATGAGAAG CAGGACAACAAGAAGAAGTAA
- the LOC112254727 gene encoding probable Bax inhibitor 1 isoform X2 yields the protein MNMFDRNIHFDSLFKFSQISRSTQLHLKNVYSSLALCMFVAAAGAYVHVITRLFQGGLLTIMGSLAMMVWLTMTPHCPQTEKKRLAILSGFAFFTGVGLGPTMDYIISINPSIIVTAFLGTSIIFVCFTLSALYAQRRSFLFLWGTLTSGLSILLLVSFLNMFLGSVMLFKAHIYLGLAIMCGFVLFDTQLIIEKAEMGDKDYIWHSVDLFLDFVTIFRKLMVILAMNEKDNKKK from the exons ATGAACATGTTTGATCGGAATATACATTTTGATTCCCTTTTTAAATTTTCCCAAAT CTCCCGCTCCACTCAGCTGCACCTGAAGAATGTCTACTCCAGCCTGGCCCTGTGCATGTTTGTGGCTGCAGCTGGAGCCTACGTCCACGTCATCACCAGACTATTCCAG GGTGGGCTGTTGACAATAATGGGCTCCCTGGCCATGATGGTCTGGCTGACGATGACCCCCCACTGCCCTCAGACGGAGAAGAAGAGACTGGCTATCCTCTCTGGCTTTGCCTTCTTCACAG GTGTTGGTTTGGGCCCAACCATGGATTACATCATCTCTATTAACCCTAG CATCATAGTTACAGCCTTCCTGGGGACCTCCATCATCTTTGTGTGCTTCACACTGAGTGCTCTTTACGCCCAGCGTAGgagcttcctcttcctctggg GTACTCTGACATCTGGATTGTCCATCCTGCTCCTGGTCTCTTTCCTCAACATGTTCCTGGGGTCTGTCATGTTGTTCAAG GCTCACATATACCTTGGCCTGGCCATCATGTGTGGATTTGTGCTGTTTGACACTCAACTCATCATTGAGAAGGCTGAGATGGGAGACAAAGACTACATATG GCACTCTGTGGATCTTTTCTTGGACTTTGTGACTATCTTCAGGAAGCTAATGGTTATTCTGGCCATGAATGAGAAG GACAACAAGAAGAAGTAA